CATCAAGCGGCTGCTGGTCTTCGTCTACATCTACGACCAGACCCCGGCCTTCGACCGCACCCACGCCATCGTCACCCTCTACCCGAGCAACGGCCCCCACATCGAGATAGGCCTCGACGAACGCCACCCCCAGGCCCGCTCCTGCGCCGTGGTGATGATCGAGAACGTCAAGGGGGAGCTGGTCGTCCGCCGCGAGGTGAAGTTCGTCTACGGCTTCCAGGGCGAGCTGGACCGGCTGTACGGGTGGGGGCTGCAGTGGGGCAGGGGCTACAAAACGAAGGTGGAGCGGTGAGGTAGCCGCGCTCACCGCCCGATGAACTGCGGCCCCTGCGGAGGCAACCGGAAGTCGGGGTCCACCGGTCCCACGGCCGCCGGCACCGGCGCGGGCTGCGGGTAGCCGTACGCCGGCGGAGCCGAGACCGGCTGCGGATAGCCGTACGCGGGCGGCTGCTGCGGCACCGCCGACGTCGGCTGCTCCGGCGCGACCGCCGGGCCCTCGCCCTCGGACTCGTCCACCGAGATGCCGAAGTCCGTGGCCAGCCCCTTCAGCCCGTTCGAATACCCCTCGCCCAGCGCGCGGAACTTCCAGCCCTCCCCGCGCCGGTACAGCTCACCGCAGATCAGCGCCGTCTCCGCGCCCGTCTCCGGCTTGATCTCGAACACGGCCAGCGGCTCGGCGTCGGCGACTGCCGCGTCGTACAGCAGGATGCACAGCGACGGCACCCGGTCGAAGGTGACGCCGTCGGCGGACGCGACCAGCAGGATCCGGGTGACGTCCGGCTCGACACCGGCCAGATCGGCCTGGACCGTGTCGGTCAGGCCCTCGGCGACCCGCTTCTTGCCCAGCCGCCACACCTTCCCGGAGGGGTGCCGTGGCTGGTTGTAGAAGACGAAGTCCTCATCGGAGCGCACACGGCCGTCGGGGCCCAGCAGCAGCGCCGAAGCGTCCACGTCCGGGACCGACTGCCCCGGCGTCCAGCGCAGCACGGCACGGACCGTGCCGGCTTCCAGAGGGACGTTCGACCCCTTCAGCATCGCGTGCGTCATGCGGTCATCCTGCCTTCTCGGTCCTGGCCACGACAATGCGGGGGGTAGTGTCCACAGCGGCGCGGACACGGGCGAGTTACCGGAAATTCATGCCCGCGGGGAACCTCCGACATGGGTCCCTACGTACTATTACCGGCCACCCTTTACCGAACAATGAGACTCGGGTTCATCGCCCTGGGGAGTTCTATGCGTCATTTCGGGCACATCGCCCCCGAGGTGCGGCGACGCCTCTTCCACCGGGAGCCGTGCGCGTTCACCGCGGACGGGCCGGCCCGGCTGCTCGCCGCCGCCCTCGGCGCCACCCTGTACAGCCCGGCCACCCGGCCGCGGCTCGCCGACGACATCGTCAAGCAGGCCGGCAACGGCGTGGTCTCGATGGTGCTGTGCCTGGAGGACTCGATCGACGACGCGGACGTGGTGGCCGGCGAGGAGAACCTCGTCCGGCAGTTCGCCGACCTGGCCGCCCGGCCCGGCTTCGAGCCGCCGCTGCTCTTCATCCGCGTGCGCACCCCCGGGCAGATCCCCGACCTGGCACGCCGGCTCGGCGCGTCGGTGCGGCTGCTGTCCGGATTCGTGCTGCCCAAGTTCACCGAGGAGCGCGGCATACCCTTCCTGGAGGCCCTGACCGCCGCCGAGGCGGAGTGCGGGCGCCGGCTGTTCGCCATGCCCGTCCTGGAGTCCCCGGAGCTGCTGTACCGCGAGTCCCGCGTGGACACCCTGGAGGGCATCTTCCGCGCCGTCGACAAGTACCGGGACCGGGTGCTCGCGCTGCGCCTCGGCGTGACCGACTTCTGCTCCTCCTACGGCCTGCGCCGCGCCCCCGACATGACCGCCTACGACGTCCAGATCGTCGCCTCGGTGATCGCCGACGTCGTGAACATGCTGGGCCGGGCCGACGGCACCGGGTTCACCGTGACCGGGCCGGTCTGGGAGTACTTCCGGCTCTCCGAGCGCATGTTCAAACCACAGCTCCGGCAGAGCCCCTTCCTGGAGGTGCAGGCGGTCGAGCTGCGCGAGAAGCTGATCGAGCACGCCCTGGACGGGCTGCTGCGGGAGATCTCCCTCGACCAGGCCAACGGCCTCCTCGGCAAGACCTGCATCCACCCCACCCACGTGCTGCCCGTGCACGCGCTGTCCGTGGTCAGCCACGAGGAGTACAGCGACGCCCAGGACATCCTGCGGCCGGAACGCGGCGGCGGGGGTGTACTCAGGTCGGCCTACACGAACAAGATGAACGAGGTGAAGCCGCACCGCGCCTGGGCCGAACGGACCCTGCTGCGCGCCGAGGTCTTCGGGGTCGCCCACGAGGACGTCGGCTTCGTGGAGCTGCTCGCCGCGGGAATGAACGCATGAGGAACGCAGTGCACGACGCCGTCTGGTCCGGCAGCTGGGTCGCCGAGCGGCTCGGGGTCGAACTCGTGGGGGACGACACCCTGCGGTCCCTGCTGGGGCTCGCCCTGCGCCGCAACCCCAAGCGCGCCCACCTTCTGGTGTCGAACGTCCTCGGCAAGCATGTGCCGCAGTCGCCGGCGGTGGTCTACGGCCATGGATTCCGGCTCGGCCGCAGGGTCGCCGAACTGCTCTCCCCGGCCGAGGCGCGCGCCGCGGTGGTCCTGGGCTACGCGGAGACCGCGACCGGCCTGGGCCACGCGGTCGCCGACGGGCTCGGCACGGCGCCGTACCTGCACTCCACGCGGCGGCCGGTGGCCGGCATCGCCCCTGCGGGCGGCTTCGAGGAGTCGCACTCGCACGCCACCTCGCACCTGCTGCTGCCCGAAGACCCCGCTCTGCTGGCCGGCGACGGCCCCCTGGTCCTCGTCGACGACGAGTTCTCCACCGGCAACACCGTGCTGAACACCATCCGTGACCTGCACGCACGGTATCCGCGCGCCCGGTATGTGGTGGTCGCCCTGGTCGACATGCGCTCGGCCGAGGACGTCGCGCGGATGGAGCGGTTCGCCGAGGAGACCGGGGCGCGACTGGATCTCGTCGCCGCCGCATCCGGGGCCGTACGGCTGCCGGAGGACGTGCTGGACAAGGGGCAGCGGCTGGTGGCCGCCCACGAGACACGGTCCGGCGCCTTCGCGGGGCCGCAGCGGCCGGCGCACGTCGTCCGTGTCGACCTGCGCTGGCCCCACCGCCTTCCCGACGGCGGCCGCCACGGCTTCACCCCCGCCCACCGGGCCCGCCTGGAGGCCGCGCTGCCCGAGATGGCGGCCCGCATATCGGACGCCCTGCCCGCCGGCGTCCGCCGCGTCCTCGTGCTCGGCTTCGAGGAGCTGATGTACGCCCCGCTGCGGCTCGCGCGTGAGCTGGAGCAGGTCGCGGACGCGCAGGTGCGCTTCTCGACCACCACCCGTTCGCCCGTCCTCGCCGTGGACGACCCCGGGTACGCCATCCGCACCCGGCTGGTCTTCCCCGCGCACGACGACCCGGCCGACGGCCCCGGCGAGCGCTACGCCTACAACGTCGCTGGCGGAGGCTTCGACGCCGTCGTCGCCGTGGTGGACTCCGTCGCCGACACCCCCGCCCTGCACGCGCCCGACGGCCTGCTGGCCCGGCTCGGCGCGCACACCCCGCACGTCCTGCTCGCGGTCGTCCCGTCGTACGTACCGCACGCTCCCGAAAGGCCGGCCATGCTGCCCGAGCCCCTCCGCGGCCCCGCGTTCTCCAGTTACCCGCCCGAGGAGGTCGGCTGGCTGCTCCAGGACCTCTCCGACGTCACGCTGGAGGCGCCGACCGAGGAGCGGGAGGAGGCCATCCAGAGCGGCGGCGCGCACTACGCCGAGTCGCTGCCGGTGGAGTACCAGCCCAGCGAGCAGTACCAGGAGCTGTTCCACGCGGCCCTGGCCACCTCCGCCGCCCGGATCGCCCAGGCGGTCGGCGTGGTCACCGAGACGGTGATCGCCGAGCGGTCGCCGCGCCCGGTGCTCGTCTCGCTCGCCCGCGCGGGCACCCCGGTCGGCATCCTGATGCGCCGCTGGGCCCGGTTCCGGCACGGCCTGGACCTGCCGCACTACGCGGTGTCGATCGTGCGCGGCCGGGGCATCGACGCCAACGCCCTGCGCTGGCTCGCCGCCCACCACGACCCGCGCGACGTCGTGTTCGTCGACGGCTGGACCGGCAAGGGCGCCATCACCCGCGAACTCGCCCAGGCCATCGAGGAGTTCGAGAGAAAAGAGGGCATCACCGGCTTCGACCCGGAGATCGCCGTGCTCGCCGACCCGGGCTCCTGCGTGCGCACCTACGGCACCCGCGAGGACTTCCTCATACCCTCCGCGTGCCTCAACTCCACCGTCTCCGGCCTGATCTCGCGCACCGTTCTGCGCGCCGACCTGGTCGGCCCGGACGACTTCCACGGCGCGAAGTTCTACCGCGAACTCGCGGGCGCCGACGTCTCCGTCACCTTCCTCGACGCCGTCACCGTCCGCTTCCCCGAGGTCGCCGACACCGTCGGCACCGCGGTGAAGGAGCTGATGGCCGAGGACCGCACCCCGACCTGGGCCGGCTGGCGGGCGGTGGAGCGGATCAGCGAGGAGTACGGCATCCACGACGTGAACCTCGTCAAACCCGGAGTCGGCGAGACCACCCGGGTGCTGCTGCGCCGCGTGCCGTGGAAGATCCTGGCGCGCGCGGGAGCCGGCGCCGACCTCGACCACGTCCGGCTGCTCGCCGAGCAGCGCGGAGTCCCCGTCGAGGAGGTCGGGGAACTGCCGTACAGCTGCGTCGGGCTGATCCACCCCAGGTACACGCGCGGCGCCACCGGCGCCGACGGCCGGGCGGTGAGCGTCTGATGCCGGTGCTGGTGGCGAGCGACCTCGACCGCACGCTGATCTACTCCTCGGCGGCCCTCGCCCTGACCATGCCGGACGCCAGGGCGCCGCGGCTGCTGTGCGTGGAGGTGCACGAGAGCAGGCCGCTGTCGTACATGACGGAGACGGCGGCCCAGCTGCTGACCGATCTCGGCGACGCGGCGCTCTTCGTGCCGACGACGACCCGGACGCGCAAGCAGTACCAGCGGATCAACCTGCCGGGGCCGCCGCCGAAGTACGCGATCTGCGCCAACGGCGGCCATCTGCTGGTCGACGGGGTCACCGACGCCGACTGGCACGCCGGCGTGCAGGCCCGCCTCGCCGCCGAGTGCGCGCCGCTGGCCGAGGTCGCCGAGCACCTTCTGCGCTCGGCCGACCCCGCCTGGGTGCGCAAGCACCGGATCGCCGAGGACCTCTTCGCCTATCTCGTCGTCGAGCGCGAGCTGCTGCCCGAGGAGTGGGTCAAGGAGCTGGCGGTGTGGGCGGAGAACCGCGGCTGGACGGTCTCGCTGCAGGGCCGCAAGATCTACGCCGTCCCGCAGCCGCTCACCAAGAGCGCGGCCGTCCGCGAGATCGCCCGCCGCACGGGCGCCGGCCTCACCCTGGCGGCCGGGGACTCCCTCCTGGACGCCGACCTCCTCCTCGCCGCCGACCGGGGCTGGCGCCCGGGGCACGGCGAGCTGGCGGACACGGGCTGGACGGCGCCGGAGGTCGCGGCGCTGCCGGAGCGGGGGGTGCTGGCGGGGGAGCGGATCGTACGGGAGTTCCTGAGGGCGACGCGCACGGCAGCCGCCTAGCGGCGCGGAGCTGTGCGGCACCCCCTGGGCGGCTACTCGCAGCGGCCCCACCCGTGGGCGGCT
This genomic interval from Streptomyces sp. NBC_00557 contains the following:
- a CDS encoding TerD family protein — its product is MTHAMLKGSNVPLEAGTVRAVLRWTPGQSVPDVDASALLLGPDGRVRSDEDFVFYNQPRHPSGKVWRLGKKRVAEGLTDTVQADLAGVEPDVTRILLVASADGVTFDRVPSLCILLYDAAVADAEPLAVFEIKPETGAETALICGELYRRGEGWKFRALGEGYSNGLKGLATDFGISVDESEGEGPAVAPEQPTSAVPQQPPAYGYPQPVSAPPAYGYPQPAPVPAAVGPVDPDFRLPPQGPQFIGR
- a CDS encoding HpcH/HpaI aldolase/citrate lyase family protein, with protein sequence MRHFGHIAPEVRRRLFHREPCAFTADGPARLLAAALGATLYSPATRPRLADDIVKQAGNGVVSMVLCLEDSIDDADVVAGEENLVRQFADLAARPGFEPPLLFIRVRTPGQIPDLARRLGASVRLLSGFVLPKFTEERGIPFLEALTAAEAECGRRLFAMPVLESPELLYRESRVDTLEGIFRAVDKYRDRVLALRLGVTDFCSSYGLRRAPDMTAYDVQIVASVIADVVNMLGRADGTGFTVTGPVWEYFRLSERMFKPQLRQSPFLEVQAVELREKLIEHALDGLLREISLDQANGLLGKTCIHPTHVLPVHALSVVSHEEYSDAQDILRPERGGGGVLRSAYTNKMNEVKPHRAWAERTLLRAEVFGVAHEDVGFVELLAAGMNA
- a CDS encoding phosphoribosyltransferase, whose product is MRNAVHDAVWSGSWVAERLGVELVGDDTLRSLLGLALRRNPKRAHLLVSNVLGKHVPQSPAVVYGHGFRLGRRVAELLSPAEARAAVVLGYAETATGLGHAVADGLGTAPYLHSTRRPVAGIAPAGGFEESHSHATSHLLLPEDPALLAGDGPLVLVDDEFSTGNTVLNTIRDLHARYPRARYVVVALVDMRSAEDVARMERFAEETGARLDLVAAASGAVRLPEDVLDKGQRLVAAHETRSGAFAGPQRPAHVVRVDLRWPHRLPDGGRHGFTPAHRARLEAALPEMAARISDALPAGVRRVLVLGFEELMYAPLRLARELEQVADAQVRFSTTTRSPVLAVDDPGYAIRTRLVFPAHDDPADGPGERYAYNVAGGGFDAVVAVVDSVADTPALHAPDGLLARLGAHTPHVLLAVVPSYVPHAPERPAMLPEPLRGPAFSSYPPEEVGWLLQDLSDVTLEAPTEEREEAIQSGGAHYAESLPVEYQPSEQYQELFHAALATSAARIAQAVGVVTETVIAERSPRPVLVSLARAGTPVGILMRRWARFRHGLDLPHYAVSIVRGRGIDANALRWLAAHHDPRDVVFVDGWTGKGAITRELAQAIEEFERKEGITGFDPEIAVLADPGSCVRTYGTREDFLIPSACLNSTVSGLISRTVLRADLVGPDDFHGAKFYRELAGADVSVTFLDAVTVRFPEVADTVGTAVKELMAEDRTPTWAGWRAVERISEEYGIHDVNLVKPGVGETTRVLLRRVPWKILARAGAGADLDHVRLLAEQRGVPVEEVGELPYSCVGLIHPRYTRGATGADGRAVSV
- a CDS encoding HAD family hydrolase, whose protein sequence is MPVLVASDLDRTLIYSSAALALTMPDARAPRLLCVEVHESRPLSYMTETAAQLLTDLGDAALFVPTTTRTRKQYQRINLPGPPPKYAICANGGHLLVDGVTDADWHAGVQARLAAECAPLAEVAEHLLRSADPAWVRKHRIAEDLFAYLVVERELLPEEWVKELAVWAENRGWTVSLQGRKIYAVPQPLTKSAAVREIARRTGAGLTLAAGDSLLDADLLLAADRGWRPGHGELADTGWTAPEVAALPERGVLAGERIVREFLRATRTAAA